One Arachis hypogaea cultivar Tifrunner chromosome 2, arahy.Tifrunner.gnm2.J5K5, whole genome shotgun sequence genomic window, gattgttgGTGTCATTATCTGAGGAGTTTTGGGGATTTTGGTTGTTGCTCAATTTAATtaatgttattgttattgttgatttgttgTTGTGATTGTGCTGTCTGTGATTATGATCATGTCTGAAAAACTTGTTAATTGTTAAATGTTTGTGTCAATTTAATGCATTTATCTTAATTTGATTAACTTCTCATGATGGCcattttttgcttctttgtttatATGTAGCCTTCTAGCCCTAGCTCCTTGAGATTTATGATAACATAGATTCATAAATTTTGGGTTGAGTTGGGTGGCTGTATCTGAGGAACGCATATCTTCTCTATGAATCTGTTGGATTTGTAGAGAAATTCGTGCGGCGGAGTTGGCAGCAGTTAGTGGAAGCAGAACTTCATTCGGCAGAACAATGGGGGTGCATGGAGCAACCCTTCTTACATCTGCAGTTTGTGAGTGGTTCTTGATCTTTCTGCTGTTTTTCGAATCCGCGCTATCATATTTCCTTGCAAGGTTTGCAAGGTATTGCCATTTGCAATTCCCTTGTTTGCTATGCACTAGGCTGGATCGTTTCTTTGGTAAAGATAAGCAGGAGTTCTATCAGAACCTGTTTTGCACCGACCACAGATCCGAACTAGCATCTCTGGCTTCATATCATGCTCATGGGAAGATTGCAGATGGAAAAAGAATGTGTGATGATTGTCTTCTGTCATGCACTACCAGCACTAAACCGAACATGAAATCTCACAAGTTGTTGGTTGGTAAATTGGGAATGGTTAATGGTGGTTCTAGTTCCCAAAGCCCGTCTCTATCCAAAGACTCGCTAAATGGCGCTAAGGGGCCGAGTACGTGCACTGGCTGCGACAAGCTTTGCAAGTCAGAGCAAAATGCCCTGAGATCTATCCAACTGAAATCACCTAAGAGAACTTTTATTAAGCCACCATACATTCCTTTGCCACAAGTGCCAAGGCAAAGCCGTTCAAATCACCGGGATAATTTGAAGAAAACAAAGGGCCAATCTTCAGGATCAGAAGATAAGCGTTCTCATCGTCAACCATCTCGTGTGGTGTACAATGAGCCGAAAATTTATtctgattctgagtctgattttCCTTTTTCTGATGATGATGTAGCTAGTGTATTACCTGGCCATACATCTCGATTTAAACCAGTAGTTCCCCCAAGACATGTTCTAAGAGGTTTGAATCTTCCAAATCCCAATATTAGTTCCCCCAAAGCCATGCCGTCATGTCCGGATTCATCTGAGGAACCTAAGATTAGCAAGCACCATGATGTCCCGGAAGAAATTAATTTGAAGCCAGAAAATCAATCTAGTTCCGAGCTGCCTGAGCTCATCTCACTAGATGATGTTCCGTCATCACCTAACGCAGAGAAAATTCCTCGTAGAGAATCTGATGGTGTGAAAACAACTTCTCCTTCTCAGAATTCTCTTCCCACTTCCATATCCGAGCTTATGACTTTGGATGGCATTGCAGCATCACTAAATAAATGTAAACTTTTCTCCTTGTGTGTCTGttttttcaattgaaaatttaATCTAACATTTGATTTCTTAAATGTTGCCAGCTGAagatgttacaaaatcaagtggTGTGGAGCTTGCAACCGAAGAGGATAGGAAAGACACAAAGAAGATTGATACAAGACAAAAAGCATCTGGGGAAACTGATAAAGTGGTAAGTGATTCTTCTCCTTTAAGCCATACTCAAGAGAACTCAAACAACATGAGTCAGTCTCCTGTCTCCACCAAAGAAAACGTCACAGCTAGTGGGTCTGATAACTCAGAGGTTTTAGCGAACCATGTCCAGTCCACCGAGAGACACGTTGAGGCCTCGGATTCAAATGAAGTTAAGCCACCTTCAAGTTCATCCTCGGTAGGATCTGATTTTGAATATCTGGATGGAAgcaaagttaatgaaattgaagGGGAGTCTATTATTGATCAATTGAAGCGACAAATTGAGTATGACAAAAAATGCTTGGAGGCCTTGCAAAAGGAACTGGAGGAAGAAAGAAATGCTTCTGCCATTGCCACAAATCAAACAATGAATATGATTACCAGGTTGCAGGAGGAGAAGGCAGCACTGCAAATGGAAGCTCTGCAATATCTAAGAATGATGGAAGAGCAAGCAGAATATGATAGAGATGAATTGGACAAAGTTAACGATCTACTGACGGAAAAGGAAAAAGAGCTACAAGATTTAGAAGCAGAGCTGGAATTTTATAGGGAGAACTGGCCAGAGGAGCCTATGGTCCAAATTTCTAATTTGAAGGTAGAAAATGTTGCAGAACAAAAAACTGCCACAGATATCACAAATGCTGTAACCATTTCCGGTTCAAAGCTGACCAAGGTATCCAAAATCCGTGATGAAGATCCCGTTGGTGCAACCTCCTCACCTTTAGACTTTGAAGAGGAAAAGCAATGCATTTTGAATCGcttgaaaagcttgcaaaataGGCTTAAAGAACTTTATGGTAATGAGGTTTCCTCTGAAAAGATTGAAGGAAAAAAACTGGATCAACAAGGATCTTCTAATGGTGAAGAAGAAATTGATTCATCCATGCAGAAAAATGTTAATAATATGTCTAATGGAAATCATACCGATAAGGATGGCTCAGCTTCTTTAGATAGTGATGATTGTTCTCATAGTAATGGGAACAATCATTCCAGGAAAGAAGTCGAATTGGATGCTCTGGAAAATGAAATATCAGACCTTAGTGAAAGGTTGGAAGCAATCGAATTTAATCATAATCTTCTTGAGCATATATTTAATTCTCTTCGAAGCGGAGATGACGGGAAGCAATTTATTCAAGATTTAGCTATTCAATTGCGCGACATAAGGAAAATTGGGATTAGATCAAGATGGTAAGCATCTAAACAGAAATTTTTGTATGATCCATGTTCATCTCAACATGAATGATATGAAGTATAAACCAACTGAGATTCTTCTCAATTAGCTCTGAATGTTAAtatagacttttaaatttttttttaacctgCTGCATGATTTGGCATGAATATAATGATAGAATCTTCGTATAAATGGATTCAAATGATGATGCTTAATTTATAAGTAAAACTAGTGCCTTGAAATCTATAGCATTAGTTTTGATTGTATTGTTTGATATCCTAAATTCGTAATCAGTTTCTTCGTTTTAACAATTTTTGCATA contains:
- the LOC112737856 gene encoding probable myosin-binding protein 4 — translated: MGVHGATLLTSAVCEWFLIFLLFFESALSYFLARFARYCHLQFPCLLCTRLDRFFGKDKQEFYQNLFCTDHRSELASLASYHAHGKIADGKRMCDDCLLSCTTSTKPNMKSHKLLVGKLGMVNGGSSSQSPSLSKDSLNGAKGPSTCTGCDKLCKSEQNALRSIQLKSPKRTFIKPPYIPLPQVPRQSRSNHRDNLKKTKGQSSGSEDKRSHRQPSRVVYNEPKIYSDSESDFPFSDDDVASVLPGHTSRFKPVVPPRHVLRGLNLPNPNISSPKAMPSCPDSSEEPKISKHHDVPEEINLKPENQSSSELPELISLDDVPSSPNAEKIPRRESDGVKTTSPSQNSLPTSISELMTLDGIAASLNKSEDVTKSSGVELATEEDRKDTKKIDTRQKASGETDKVVSDSSPLSHTQENSNNMSQSPVSTKENVTASGSDNSEVLANHVQSTERHVEASDSNEVKPPSSSSSVGSDFEYLDGSKVNEIEGESIIDQLKRQIEYDKKCLEALQKELEEERNASAIATNQTMNMITRLQEEKAALQMEALQYLRMMEEQAEYDRDELDKVNDLLTEKEKELQDLEAELEFYRENWPEEPMVQISNLKVENVAEQKTATDITNAVTISGSKLTKVSKIRDEDPVGATSSPLDFEEEKQCILNRLKSLQNRLKELYGNEVSSEKIEGKKLDQQGSSNGEEEIDSSMQKNVNNMSNGNHTDKDGSASLDSDDCSHSNGNNHSRKEVELDALENEISDLSERLEAIEFNHNLLEHIFNSLRSGDDGKQFIQDLAIQLRDIRKIGIRSR